In Nocardioides nitrophenolicus, the genomic window GGTCGGGATGCCGCGCTGCTGGAGCCGCTCGAAGACGAGCGGGGTGCCGCGCTGGAACAGGTCGAACTCGCCACCGACCAGGAAGGTCGGCACCGTCACCTTGTCGAGCACCTCGATCGGCGAGCGCTCGCGGTAGAACGGCCCGTCGTACGCCGGGTCGCCGCCGAGCAGTGCCTGGGTGGCGAGCGGCAGGGTGAAGCCGAGCCCGCCCATCAGGTGGTCGAGCGCCATCTTGAAGCCGGCCTGCGGCTCCTCGATGCCGTACGCCGGCGGGATGATGCCGGTCGCGGTCACCAGGCCGAGCCACAGCGGGATGAACCCGACGTCGATCTGGCCGCCGGAGGCCACCACGTCGCGGTAGACGTCGGCGGCCGGGACCTGCGGGAAGATCGCCTTGAGGCCCTTGGGCTGCTGTGCGGCCGCGAACAGCTGGGAGATGCCCATGTAGGACGCGCCGGTCATGCCGACCTTGCCGTTGCTCCACGGCTGGGAGGCGGCCCATTCGACGATCGCGCCGGCGTCCTTGCCCTCGCGGGCGCTGAACGCGGCCCACTGGCCCTGGGAGCCGCCGGTGCCGCGGGCGTCGACGGTGAGCTGGACGTAGCCGCGGGCGACCAGGTAGCCCGGGTCGGCGCCGGCGAGGGTGGCACCCGCGCCGGCGGAGAGGATCGTCTTGTTGTACGCGGTGATCGTGACGATGACCGGCAGCGGCGTGCTGACCGGCTTGCCGTCGGCTCCCACGGGGCGCTGCAGGTCGCCGCGCAGGATCACGCCGTCGTCCATGGTGATCGGGATGTCGCGGGTGGTGACGCTGGCGTCGTACTGGGCGGGGCGCGGGGTCCACGGCGCGGCGGCGGGCGCGGGCGCGGCACCGGTGGCGCCGGGAGCCGGGCTGCTTCCCGGCGTGCCGGTCGCGGGAGCGGCGGGCTTGGCCTTGGCGCACTTCTTCTTGTGCTTCTTGGCGTACTTCGGCTTCGCGCACTTCTTCGGCCGCTGCGCGAGCGGCGTCCCGTCGGCGGGCTGCGCGGCCGTGGTGGCCGTCGCGGTGGCCCGGGCCGAGCTCGCGCTGGCCCCGGCGGCGTCCCCCGCGAGCGGGAGCACGAGGCCGGCGGCGAGGCCGGTGCTGAGCAGCGCGGCCACCAGGCGGCGGCGCAGGGCGTGGTCGATC contains:
- a CDS encoding CocE/NonD family hydrolase, translating into MIDHALRRRLVAALLSTGLAAGLVLPLAGDAAGASASSARATATATTAAQPADGTPLAQRPKKCAKPKYAKKHKKKCAKAKPAAPATGTPGSSPAPGATGAAPAPAAAPWTPRPAQYDASVTTRDIPITMDDGVILRGDLQRPVGADGKPVSTPLPVIVTITAYNKTILSAGAGATLAGADPGYLVARGYVQLTVDARGTGGSQGQWAAFSAREGKDAGAIVEWAASQPWSNGKVGMTGASYMGISQLFAAAQQPKGLKAIFPQVPAADVYRDVVASGGQIDVGFIPLWLGLVTATGIIPPAYGIEEPQAGFKMALDHLMGGLGFTLPLATQALLGGDPAYDGPFYRERSPIEVLDKVTVPTFLVGGEFDLFQRGTPLVFERLQQRGIPTKLILGPWDHLQGSAGAEVGKAGYGSLAELQLRWFDQYLNGRDGQLDQIAPLTYYEQGSGSWVRKAKWIDGDLSARSYALSGDAAVGGRAGVLTTGPSSPGSAIVPPIPVTGLCTRSANQWTAGVPNVLLKDLACFKDNKLNDLGGVTFDTAPQDADVHFQGPLNARLYVSTPTGDGMLSVAVEDVAPDGTVTRISGGWQTIAHRALDESRSRYLDGQLLQPYHPFTREAKAKLPAGEIAPVDVEIFPTGAVVAKGHRLRIAVQAFDVPHLLSPVTDLVGQLVPVTVHTGPQYPSVLTMAVR